Proteins from one Malania oleifera isolate guangnan ecotype guangnan chromosome 4, ASM2987363v1, whole genome shotgun sequence genomic window:
- the LOC131153922 gene encoding uncharacterized protein LOC131153922, protein MSVAIVNGPTVAGFVEDSEAFDECVNQWFDALDADGDGVLSREELRRGFAGFDDILSKEEIEELYETVFERFDGDDNGVIDRDEYRSLVKEFMLAMARGIGDSPVQVALESGSLLTRAVEHEAQKNS, encoded by the coding sequence ATGAGCGTGGCTATCGTGAACGGCCCAACAGTCGCCGGGTTCGTCGAGGACTCGGAAGCGTTCGACGAGTGCGTGAACCAGTGGTTCGATGCCCTGGACGCCGACGGCGACGGAGTGCTTTCGAGGGAGGAGCTCCGCCGGGGATTCGCAGGCTTCGACGACATACTGTCGAAGGAGGAGATAGAGGAGCTGTACGAGACGGTGTTCGAGAGGTTTGACGGCGACGATAACGGGGTGATCGACCGGGACGAGTACAGGTCGCTGGTGAAGGAGTTCATGCTGGCCATGGCTCGCGGCATCGGAGATTCGCCGGTGCAGGTGGCGCTCGAGAGCGGGAGCTTGCTCACCAGGGCCGTTGAGCATGAAGCACAGAAGAATTCTTAA